In Nicotiana tabacum cultivar K326 chromosome 2, ASM71507v2, whole genome shotgun sequence, the following proteins share a genomic window:
- the LOC107809265 gene encoding nicotinamide/nicotinic acid mononucleotide adenylyltransferase-like isoform X1: protein MTDIALPWDKLSLDLIKQEEGQSSPERKKRTYVVLVSTGSFNPPTYMHLRCFELARDALTSEGFCVIGGYMSPVNDAYKKKGLISAEHRVAMCQLACKSSEFVMTDPWEASQDSYQRTLTVLSRIKSAICGGSLSSSEDLMVMLVCGSDLLESFSTPGVWIPEQVRTICRDFGLVCVRRGGQDVEKIIAGDDILNEYKKNIKVVDEVVPNGISSTGLRDCISKGFSVKYLTADEVIDYMKQHNLYRGQCSNN from the exons ATGACTGATATTGCTTTACCATGGGATAAGctgtctttagatttaataaaacAAGAGGAGGGGCAATCAAGTCCGGAAAGGAA GAAAAGGACATATGTAGTTCTTGTATCCACAGGAAGTTTCAATCCTCCTACTTACATGCACTTGCGCTGTTTTG AGTTGGCAAGAGATGCATTGACTTCAGAAGGGTTCTGCGTAATTGGAGGTTATATGTCACCAGTAAATGATGCATATAAGAAGAAG GGTCTTATATCTGCCGAGCATCGTGTTGCAATGTGCCAGTTAGCTTGTAAAAGCTCAGAATTCGTTATGACAGATCCCTGGGAG GCAAGCCAGGATAGCTATCAACGAACATTGACAGTTCTCTCCAGAATAAAGTCCGCTATCTGTGGTGGAAGTTTGTCATCCAGTG AAGACCTCATGGTCATGCTTGTGTGTGGTTCTGATCTGCTAGAATCTTTCAGCACGCCTGGAGTTTGGATACCTGAGCAG GTCAGGACCATATGTAGAGACTTTGGCTTGGTTTGTGTCCGGAGAGGTGGTCAGGATGTTGAAAAGATCATTGCCGGTGATGATATTTTGAATGAATATAAG AAAAATATCAAAGTTGTGGATGAAGTAGTGCCTAATGGAATCAGTTCAACGGGATTAAG GGACTGCATCTCGAAAGGGTTCTCAGTGAAGTACTTGACAGCCGATGAAGTAATTGATTATATGAAACAACATAACCTTTATAGAGGGCAATGTTCTAACAACTGA
- the LOC107809265 gene encoding nicotinamide/nicotinic acid mononucleotide adenylyltransferase-like (The RefSeq protein has 3 frameshifts compared to this genomic sequence), with amino-acid sequence MTDIALPWDKLSLDLIKQEEGQSSPERKKRTYVVLVSTGSFNPPTYMHLRCFELARDALTSEGFCVIGGYMSPVNDAYKKKGLISAEHRVAMCQLACKSSEFVMTDPWEASQDSYQRTLTVLSRIKSAICGGSCHPVTHGHACVWSDLLESFSTPGVWIPEQVRTICRDFGLVCVRRGGQDVEKIIAGDDILNEYKKNIKVVDEVVPNGISSTGLRDCISKGFSVKYLTADEVIDYMKQHNLYRGQCSNN; translated from the exons ATGACTGATATTGCTTTACCATGGGATAAGctgtctttagatttaataaaacAAGAGGAGGGGCAATCAAGTCCGGAAAGGAA GAAAAGGACATATGTAGTTCTTGTATCCACAGGAAGTTTCAATCCTCCTACTTACATGCACTTGCGCTGTTTTG AGTTGGCAAGAGATGCATTGACTTCAGAAGGGTTCTGCGTAATTGGAGGTTATATGTCACCAGTAAATGATGCATATAAGAAGAAG GGTCTTATATCTGCCGAGCATCGTGTTGCAATGTGCCAGTTAGCTTGTAAAAGCTCAGAATTCGTTATGACAGATCCCTGGGAG GCAAGCCAGGATAGCTATCAACGAACATTGACAGTTCTCTCCAGAATAAAGTCCGCTATCTGTGGTGGAAGTT GTCATCCAGTG AC TCATGGTCATGCTTGTGTGTGGT CTGATCTGCTAGAATCTTTCAGCACGCCTGGAGTTTGGATACCTGAGCAG GTCAGGACCATATGTAGAGACTTTGGCTTGGTTTGTGTCCGGAGAGGTGGTCAGGATGTTGAAAAGATCATTGCCGGTGATGATATTTTGAATGAATATAAG AAAAATATCAAAGTTGTGGATGAAGTAGTGCCTAATGGAATCAGTTCAACGGGATTAAG GGACTGCATCTCGAAAGGGTTCTCAGTGAAGTACTTGACAGCCGATGAAGTAATTGATTATATGAAACAACATAACCTTTATAGAGGGCAATGTTCTAACAACTGA